Proteins from one Pseudomonas bijieensis genomic window:
- a CDS encoding DUF167 domain-containing protein, with amino-acid sequence MSYFRWDGDDLILECHLQPAARSDDFAGLHGDRLKIRLTAPPVEGKANAYLMAFLAKAFGVSKSQVSLISGELNRQKRVRIHSPKKLPELPGLTRA; translated from the coding sequence GTGAGCTACTTTCGCTGGGACGGCGACGACCTGATCCTGGAATGTCACCTGCAACCGGCAGCCCGCAGCGATGACTTCGCCGGGCTGCACGGTGACCGCCTGAAGATCCGCCTCACCGCCCCGCCGGTCGAGGGCAAGGCCAATGCCTACCTGATGGCATTCCTGGCCAAGGCGTTTGGCGTGTCCAAGAGCCAGGTCAGCCTGATCAGCGGCGAATTGAACCGACAGAAGCGGGTGCGGATTCATTCGCCGAAGAAGCTGCCGGAGCTGCCAGGCCTGACACGGGCCTGA
- a CDS encoding YggT family protein — translation MIGLNTAAVYVLQTLGSLYLLIVLMRFVLQLVRANFYNPLCQFVVKATQPLLKPLRRIIPSLFGLDMSSLVLAILVQLALMALTLLLTYGTTGNPLQLLIWSIIGVTALFLKIFFFAMIISVILSWVAPGSHNPGAELVNQICEPALAPFRRIVPNLGGLDISPILAFMVLKLIDMLVINNLAAMTMMPEILRLLI, via the coding sequence ATGATTGGATTGAACACCGCAGCGGTCTATGTGCTGCAAACCCTCGGCAGCCTGTATCTGCTGATCGTGCTGATGCGTTTCGTACTGCAACTGGTGCGCGCCAACTTCTACAACCCGCTGTGCCAGTTCGTCGTCAAGGCTACCCAGCCGCTGCTCAAGCCTTTGCGCCGGATCATCCCCAGCCTGTTCGGCCTGGACATGTCGTCGCTGGTGCTGGCGATCCTCGTGCAACTGGCGCTGATGGCCCTGACCCTGCTGCTGACCTACGGCACCACCGGCAACCCGCTGCAACTGCTGATCTGGTCGATCATCGGCGTGACCGCGCTGTTCCTGAAGATTTTCTTCTTCGCCATGATCATCAGCGTGATCCTGTCGTGGGTCGCTCCGGGCAGCCACAATCCGGGCGCCGAGCTGGTCAACCAGATCTGCGAGCCGGCCCTGGCGCCGTTCCGTCGTATCGTGCCGAACCTTGGCGGCCTGGACATTTCGCCGATCCTGGCGTTCATGGTGCTCAAGCTGATCGACATGTTGGTGATCAACAACCTGGCAGCGATGACCATGATGCCGGAAATCCTGCGCCTGCTGATCTGA
- the proC gene encoding pyrroline-5-carboxylate reductase has translation MSNTRIAFIGAGNMAASLIGGLRAKGLDASLIRASDPGEETRNRVSTEHGIETFADNAQAVDGADVVVLAVKPQAMKTVCEALRPSLKPQQLVVSIAAGITCASMNNWLGEQPIVRCMPNTPALLRQGVSGLFATAQVSTAQRQQAEELLSAVGLALWLDTEQQLDAVTAVSGSGPAYFFLLIEAMTAAGEKLGLPRDIAAQLTLQTALGAAHMAVSSDVDAAELRRRVTSPAGTTEAAIKSFQAGGFEALVEKALGAAAHRSAEMAEQLGQ, from the coding sequence ATGAGCAACACGCGTATTGCCTTCATCGGCGCCGGCAACATGGCCGCCAGCCTGATCGGCGGCCTGCGGGCCAAGGGCCTGGACGCTTCCCTGATCCGCGCCAGCGATCCGGGTGAAGAGACCCGCAACCGAGTGAGCACCGAACACGGCATCGAAACCTTCGCCGACAACGCCCAGGCCGTCGACGGTGCGGACGTCGTCGTGCTGGCGGTCAAGCCACAGGCGATGAAAACCGTGTGCGAGGCCCTGCGCCCCAGCCTCAAGCCCCAGCAACTGGTGGTGTCGATTGCCGCTGGCATCACCTGCGCCAGTATGAACAACTGGCTCGGCGAACAGCCGATCGTACGCTGCATGCCCAACACCCCGGCGCTGCTGCGCCAGGGCGTCAGCGGCCTGTTCGCCACGGCCCAGGTGTCCACCGCACAACGGCAACAGGCCGAGGAGCTGCTGTCAGCCGTCGGCCTGGCGCTGTGGCTGGACACCGAACAGCAACTGGACGCCGTCACCGCCGTCTCCGGCTCGGGCCCGGCGTACTTCTTCCTGCTGATCGAAGCCATGACCGCCGCCGGCGAGAAACTCGGCCTGCCCCGGGATATCGCCGCGCAGCTGACCTTGCAGACCGCATTGGGGGCCGCGCACATGGCCGTGTCCAGCGACGTCGATGCGGCCGAGCTGCGCCGCCGCGTGACCTCGCCGGCCGGCACCACCGAAGCGGCCATCAAATCATTCCAGGCCGGGGGCTTCGAAGCCCTGGTGGAAAAAGCACTCGGCGCCGCCGCGCACCGCTCGGCCGAGATGGCCGAACAACTGGGCCAATAA